The Corythoichthys intestinalis isolate RoL2023-P3 chromosome 1, ASM3026506v1, whole genome shotgun sequence genome has a segment encoding these proteins:
- the LOC130921757 gene encoding zinc finger protein 239-like produces the protein MKPREALTVSADHPDISANSEPFPMKAEEEPETEEEEPQSVRIKEEAQEDDISQFPLTGVTVKNEGGDRPGGSRGDGFSAAPSDGDNATSHSSDYDDDDKHGRSKSNETCHQRSRHEKCSQRYKTFFDKPSSNRHAGEKTFPCSICGRQFSQNANLERHIRTHTGEKPFACSFCNRRFSVKIGLDRHTRIHTGEKPFVCSVCGKRFSRESTIKTHSRSHTGEKPYACSVCGKQFAQKSNFNTHSRSHTDEKPFVCSTCGKTFTQRGSLNIHLRTHTGEKPFPCSVCGKRFTRRVLLKRHTRKHTGEKPFSCLICGDRFSLKSNLTIHTRKHTGEQPFACSTCGKTFTQSGSLKIHIRTHTGEKPFACSVCGKRFTRKVILKRHTRIHTGEKPFP, from the coding sequence AGAGGAACCGGAGACTGAGGAAGAAGAACCGCAATCTGTTCGCATTAAAGAAGAAGCGCAAGAAGACGACATAAGCCAGTTTCCGTTGACCGGCGTCACAGTGAAGAATGAAGGAGGAGACCGTCCCGGAGGATCGCGAGGCGACGGCTTCTCCGCCGCACCGTCCGACGGCGACAACGCGACATCGCACTCTTCCGACTATGACGACGACGATAAACACGGACGCTCCAAAAGTAACGAGACGTGTCACCAGCGTAGCCGACACGAAAAATGTTCTCAGCGGTACAAAACGTTTTTCGACAAGCCGTCGTCGAACAGACACGCCGGCGAGAAAACATTTCCCTGCTCGATTTGCGGTAGACAATTCAGTCAGAATGCAAATTTGGAACGTCACATCAGAACGCACACCGGGGAAAAACCATTTGCCTGCTCATTTTGTAATCGACGTTTTTCAGTCAAGATAGGTTTAGATAGACACACGAGAATACACACGGGAGAAAAGCCTTTCGTCTGCTCGGTTTGCGGCAAACGATTCTCTCGAGAGTCGACTATTAAGACGCATTCGCGATCCCACACGGGCGAGAAACCTTACGCCTGTTCGGTTTGTGGCAAACAGTTCgctcaaaagtccaattttaacACGCATTCCAGATCGCACACGGACGAgaaaccttttgtctgctccACTTGTGGCAAAACATTCACTCAGAGAGGAAGCTTAAATATTCATCTAAGGACTCAcaccggagaaaaaccttttccctgctcagtgTGTGGGAAAAGATTCACCCGTCGAGTTCTTTTAAAAAGGCACACGAGGAAACACACTGGGGAAAAACCTTTCTCTTGCTTGATCTGCGGGGACAGATTCTCTTTGAAGTCCAATTTAACAATACACACGAGGAAACACACGGGAGAacaaccttttgcctgctcaactTGCGGTAAAACCTTCACTCAGAGTGGTAGCTTAAAAATTCACATAAGAACGCAcaccggagaaaaaccttttgcgtGCTCGGTCTGCGGTAAACGATTCACCCGTaaagtcattttaaaaaggcacaCGAGGATACACACTGGGGAGAAGCCTTTTCCCTAA